One part of the Melospiza melodia melodia isolate bMelMel2 chromosome 3, bMelMel2.pri, whole genome shotgun sequence genome encodes these proteins:
- the GINM1 gene encoding glycoprotein integral membrane protein 1: MEAALARRELLLLPLSLLLPPLAAALLGPAAPLGQEAIRVGVMMLNTSGELHKVQVLFNITYVNGQVYLNDFPMKSGVAHITCQTIILENRSLDNLPEQQHLGTVSVRIMVHEWPLASTSDLQLIVIQEEVTEIDGKQVQQEEVTEIDILVKDLRVLRHSNYTVPLKESMLYSMPRDNDVLFTLPTLSGKDTQDPLQTTSQYLIQQVETTVDEDTLPGKLPETPLRTEPPSSYKVMCQWVEDLRKGLCRFWFQSLPILFSFMEVVVVGVVGAALIIKVLKLILPSCENKGILLLDQVGFVPVTTISLPSDLSDRKNNLDEKACT, encoded by the exons ATGGAGGCGGCGCTGGCTCgtcgggagctgctgctgctgccgctgtcgctgctgctgccgcctctGGCCGCCGCTCTGCTGGGCCCGGCCGCGCCGCTGGGACAG gaagcaATTAGGGTTGGTGTTATGATGCTGAACACCAGTGGAGAACTGCACAAAGTACAG GTTCTTTTTAACATCACCTATGTTAATGGACAAGTATATCTAAATGACTTTCCTATGAAAAGCGGGGTTGCCCACATAACGTGCCAAACAATAATAT TGGAGAACAGAAGCTTGGATAACTTACcggagcagcagcacctgggaacCGTCAGTGTTCGAATCATGGTTCACGAGTGGCCTTTGGCATCCACTTCTGATTTGCAGCTGATTGTCATTCAGGAAGAAGTGACAGAAATTGATGGGAAACAG GTCCAGCAGGAAGAAGTAACAGAAATAGATATTTTAGTAAAGGACCTGAGAGTACTTAGACATTCCAACTACACGGTCCCTTTGAAGGAGAGCATGCTGTACTCCATGCCAAGGGACAACGACGTGTTATTTACACTGCCCACCCTCTCAGGAAAAG ATACTCAAGATCCACTGCAGACTACCAGTCAGTACCTCATCCAGCAAGTAGAAACTACAGTGGATGAAGACACATTACCTGGCAAGTTACCAGAGACCCCTCTTAGGACAGAACCTCCATCTTCTTACAAG GTGATGTGCCAGTGGGTGGAAGACTTGAGAAAAGGGTTGTGCAGATTCTGGTTTCAATCTCTACCTATCTTGTTTAGTTTCATGgaagttgttgttgttggagTTGTTGGAGCAGCTCTCATTATCAAAGTCTTAAAGCTGATTCTCCCTTCATGTGAAAATAA GGGCATCCTTCTCCTGGATCAAGTTGGCTTTGTACCTGTGACTACCATCAGCCTGCCTTCAGACCTTTCAGACAGGAAAAATAATTTAGATGAGAAAGCATGTACTTAA